The Salvelinus fontinalis isolate EN_2023a chromosome 36, ASM2944872v1, whole genome shotgun sequence genome window below encodes:
- the LOC129835401 gene encoding zinc finger protein RFP-like, which yields MASLMSEEQFWCCICLDIFTNPVSIPCGHNFCLTCIKGYWDTRERFECPLCKESFRRRPELRINRTFKDITEHFQRSLKVKAQQAEEGDYQDIGVLASQCSPGLGPEPDAVSCDVCPGTKQRAVKSCLVCQGSYCENHLGPHQREPALQRHRLTDPATFATRGLCRKHERPLELFCRIDQIPVCVRCNETDHKGHSTIPMERESKKMRTQMKKTEGDLLKMVQDRLRKMDEIKHSVELSRISAEKEIEGSVLVFSKLVCSIERSQAELMKVIEEKQKAAERRAEGLINELEREIIELQRRSTELEQLSHTKDHLHFLQSFPSLSTPPPTKDWSEISVYSDLCVDTVRAAMSQLVDTCRDFEKILCEAELRRTQQYAVDVTLDPVTAASWLVLSSDGKQVSMGYQQNHSLPADPRRFDSCVCVLGQQGFATGRRYWVVQVGDKTDWDVGVAKESVNRKGSVTVRPDQGYWAVCRRKGSHLSACAGPSVPLHLRKKPRKVGVFVDFEEGLVSFYNMEAKAHIYSYRGCCFTETLYPYFNPCLHDDGKNTAPLVICSVEGEAGPIQEVVRSKVPSAALALAGRSRQSSVGSVLQHF from the exons ATGGCTTCCCTCATGTCCGAGGAGCAGTTCTGGTGCTGTATCTGCCTGGACATCTTCACCAACCCCGTGTCCATCCCGTGTGGTCACAACTTCTGCCTGACCTGCATCAAAGGCTACTGGGACACCCGTGAGCGCTTCGAGTGTCCCCTCTGCAAGGAGAGCTTCCGCCGTCGGCCAGAGCTACGCATCAATCGCACGTTTAAGGACATCACTGAGCACTTCCAGAGGTCCCTAAAG GTCAAAGCCCAGCAGGCAGAGGAAGGCGATTATCAAGACATAGGAGTATTGGCGTCACAGTGTTCACCAGGGCTCGGTCCTGAGCCCGATGCAGTTTCCTGCGATGTCTGTCCTGGGACGAAGCAGAGAGCTGTTAAGTCCTGTCTGGTGTGTCAGGGGTCGTACTGCGAGAACCACCTGGGGCCTCACCAAAGAGAGCCGGCCCTCCAGAGGCACAGGTTGACGGACCCAGCAACCTTCGCCACGAGAGGCCTGTGCCGGAAGCACGAGAGGCCCCTGGAGCTGTTCTGCAGGATCGACCAGATACCGGTGTGTGTGAGATGCAATGAGACTGACCACAAGGGCCACAGCACTATccctatggagagagagagcaagaagatGAGA ACTCAGATGAAGAAGACTGAAGGAGATCTGTTGAAGATGGTTCAGGACAGACTGAGGAAGATGGATGAGATCAAACACTCAGTGGAGCTCAGCAGA ATAAGTGCTGAAAAAGAGATTGAGGGCAGTGTACTAGTCTTTAGCAAACTGGTGTGCTCCATCGAGAGAAGCCAGGCTGAGCTCATGAAGGTGATTGAGGAGAAGCAGAAAGCAGCAGAGAGGCGTGCTGAAGGGCTCATCAATGAGCTGGAGCGGGAAATCATTGAACTACAGAGAAGAAGCACTGAGCTggagcagctctcacacacaAAGGACCATCTCCATTTCCTACAG agttttccctctctctccactcctccacccaccaaggactggtctgagatcagtgtATACTCTGATCTATGTGTGGACACTGTGAGGGCTGCTATGTCTCAGCTTGTGGACACCTGCAGAGACTTCGAAAAGATATTATGTGAAGCGG AGCTGAGGAGAACCCAGCAATATGCAG TGGACGTCACTCTGGATCCAGTCACAGCCGCCTCGTGGCTCGTCCTGTCCTCCGATGGGAAGCAGGTGAGTATGGGATACCAGCAGAACCACTCCCTTCCTGCTGACCCTCGGAGGTTTGACTCCTGCGTCTGTGTGCTGGGACAGCAAGGCTTTGCCACCGGGAGGCGCTACTGGGTTGTCCAG GTGGGCGACAAGACAGACTGGGATGTGGGCGTGGCTAAAGAGTCTGTCAACAGGAAGGGGAGTGTCACAGTGAGGCCGGACCAAGGCTACTGGGCTGTGTGCCGGAGGAAAGGCAGCCATCTTAGCGCGTGCGCCGGGCCATCTGTCCCCCTTCACCTGAGAAAGAAGCCGCGAAAGGTTGGAGTGTTTGTGGATTTCGAGGAGGGATTGGTCTCCTTTTACAACATGGAGGCGAAGGCTCATATTTATAGTTACAGGGGATGCTGCTTCACTGAGACACTGTATCCGTATTTTAACCCCTGTCTCCATGACGACGGGAAGAACACTGCCCCATTGGTTATCTGTTCTGTGGAAGGGGAGGCGGGACCTATACAGGAAGTTGTGAGGTCTAAGGTCCCGTCCGCAGCCCTGGCGTTGGCTGGGAGGAGCCGTCAATCATCTGTTGGCTCTGTTTTGCAACACTTCTGA
- the LOC129835642 gene encoding cerebellin-1-like, whose product MSVRSGTGRVAFSAVRNINHWGCRCGRGQVEWRSPLSGTPTTGDVGAVGDRSSGVLRCQEHQPLGMSVRSGTGRVAFSAVRDTNHEPSEMSNRTVTIYFDQILVNVGSHFDPARSIFVAPRTGVYSFCFNVVKVYNRQTIQVSLVLNGHPIISAFAGDQDVTREAATNAGLVTMERGDKAYLKLERGNLMGGWKYSTFSGFLVFPL is encoded by the exons ATGTCGGTGCGGTCGGGGACAGGTCGAGTGGCGTTCTCCGCTGTCAGGAACATCAACCACTGGGGATGTCGGTGCGGTCGGGGACAGGTCGAGTGGCGTTCTCCGCTGTCAGGAACACCAACCACTGGGGATGTCGGTGCGGTCGGGGACAGGTCGAGTGGCGTTCTCCGCTGTCAGGAACACCAACCACTGGGGATGTCGGTGCGGTCGGGGACAGGTCGAGTGGCGTTCTCCGCTGTCAGGGACACCAACCACGAACCCTCAGAGATGAGCAACCGTACTGTGACCATATATTTTGACCAG atcctTGTGAATGTGGGCAGCCATTTTGATCCAGCACGGAGCATCTTCGTGGCGCCTAGAACAGGAGTCTATAGTTTCTGTTTCAATGTGGTCAAGGTCTATAACCGACAGACCATTCAG GTGAGTCTGGTTTTAAATGGACATCCGATCATCTCAGCCTTTGCCGGGGACCAAGACGTGACCAGGGAAGCAGCCACCAACGCTGGCCTGGTCACcatggagagaggagacaaggctTATCTCAAACTGGAGAGAGGGAACCTGATGGGGGGGTGGAAATACTCCACCTTCTCTGGATTTCTGGTGTTTCCTTTGtaa